From the Arctopsyche grandis isolate Sample6627 chromosome 2, ASM5162203v2, whole genome shotgun sequence genome, the window AAACAAATTCTTGCCaaattcgccaaagaatttgccgaatccgtgaactggccaacgtgcttgcatttttcacgcattcggcaattctgttGACGAATGCgtgattcggtgtaacatatacatatatgtatattagtattaTTCACAGTGGAGAAGTAGAATACAAGGTTCGAAACATTATAGTCTTTGTTGATGACGAAAATTGTAGATTTACGTAGtggaaaaacaaacaaacttcaATCTTTATATGTAGTTTTCACTGCTTAATACGAGAAAACaatgtgtaaaatatgtaaaatgatttcatgttttagaAAAAACGCAGCAGCAGTTTCAGCATTGGCCAGTCAATTGTCCCACAATGATCCAAGATCTTGGCAATCAGCTTTACTGAATTTGATCGAGTTTTATCATGTTCGGGTACAACCTTTAAAACCGCAAATGCCGGTACAAGACTATCTGCAGCGCGCCGTTGGATTCTTGACGGCAAACAGTTTCGCAGAATGTAATCCTCCAAGGTACATAATTTCTACCGTAACTGAAGAAAACGCCAGGTGTTGAAATATTCTGTTCGAATATGAAGTGATATTCAATTTCAGATCCATCACAATATGTACGGCAGATATAAAATCCCGCCACAAATGCGATTGGTTAGCGGAGATAGCCCGAGCGAGCGGATTGGAACCACAGTTGCAGTGCGAAATGGAAGTCGCTGATCTGACCAAAAACAGTGAAGATACTCCAGAGACGCGTTGCTTTGAAGCAATGAAAGCTGGACGAGTTGAAGTTACGATAGCTCACCCCGATTGGCAAATACCAGCAAAAAGGTTATAATATATCTCGGTACAAAGCTATGTAATAAACTTAATTTCCTAGAATATAACTATCAGGTATTGAAAAGAATCTTGAAattcgtttaataatattattcatcaGTGGCGTAACGTGAATTTTAGGCGCCCCCCCCTTATACACATTATTTCCTTCTCGAAATGCCAAATTACATTTAGCAGTTGAATGAAATGATGCCAATAATTTATACGACTTTATAACGACAATTCTAACGAGATATGTATATTCTTCAATTGTCACAAATCGTACGTAAAACAGGATTTAGTGTGAACTTGTGATTTTtcactaattaaattttttttgaaagtccTCTACAGTATTGTATCCCTTCAACCCAAGAATagttataatattgtttttttttgtcagaAAAAAGCCAACACAGTTTTACTGAATAACCTAGCCACGTTTCTATGTATCTCAATCCCTGACTGGTTGgttcacttaattttttttggaaaagtaTCTTTTTCCAACGAGGTCTCGAGGAAAAGATACAAGATCGGGTTGACAAGTGTCGTAATTCAATATGAATTTCCCCAGATTGGTGTTATTTTCTGTCGGCTCATTTGTAATGTCCTCGGCCAGTCGGATATTTTTCTTGAAGAAGGAACCTCATAAATGAAGCTTGCATTAAGTTCGCTTTATTATCCGTAACTACAGGTTCGATTACATCAGCATTGCTCGAATAAGAGCTAGGTTATTTTTCTGATAGAACTGCTGAAGGACTCAATTCCATTATGTCACTagaggttttgaaaaaattataaattttagtcaatttcgatgaattcacgatttgattattttttcggGACtctgaacttcttaaaactacttaaaaatatatgtatcgcaAAAGATTTCTTTGTAGTTGAAAAATTTTTGAGCAGGAAGAAATTTAATTAGTGAAGTGAAAAGTAGCCTTGTGAAAATCAGTCAAAAAGGCGCGCCGCTTTGCGGCGCCCACCAAGtctcggcgcccccccgcattgcggggtctgcgggcgcagtagctacgccactgttaTTCATTAAGCGTAGTCCATAGTCCCGACAATGTCGCAGCGACATTGTCGGGactattttatactttttttatctGGATCACACCTGAACTTTCAGTTAAAAATCAGGTGAAAATTTCTTGTTCGAAAGCAAAACTTGcatgaagtattttttttatatttagccGATtgacatatacatgtgtatgtcaatcgacaattatttttttttaaataaatcaaaatttatcaatGCAGAGAGTACAAACTGGAGCCAATTTTGTTCGAGAGCACATTGAAGATGAACGATCTGTACATTGTGGCCGCTGTCGTCAAGAACAACTCTACGATAAAATCAATAGACGATCTGCGAAACAAGAGAGCATGCTTTCCCAAGTTCGAAGGTGTCGCCTGGACCTCTATCGTCCACTACTTCAGATCCCAAAAAGTATTCAGTCAAGAAAAATGCTCACATGAGCGAGACATGCTCAAGTTTTTCTCGGGTATTTGCGCACCCGGTGGTTCCGACGAGTTAACCAAGTTGTGCGAATCACATCGGCAGTATTATGGGGAAATTGGAGCTCTCAAATGTTTAGCAGATGATGCGGCCGATGTGGCTTTCATCAGCATGAGAACACTGAAAAACGTAACAGGTAACCAAATATAATAAGccagtaataataaaagtttcatatttattatatctcaCTTGAGttcaatgaataataataattgattgtCCAAATTTCACAATCTATCTTCTATGTCTATCTTATAGCCAATTCTAATAGTTTCTatagttattatatatttaaaataactacATAATCTAATAATTGTTGATACAGTGAccgttatctatgtattttacgcggttttttttattatttttgttagtttgtATAATGTTAAGTCATacgaaaaaaatctcaaaaattattatttacactttttatacaaacaatgtgtatgtaatttggtctgaccatcttaTAGGAGACTGTCCTCTCGCTTGCTTTCCCTCTAGTGTTATGATGAATGTACAGCTTccagaatgtatgtacatacattcttcCTGGGAATATGGCCAAAGGATGGAAGAATCCTTTGGATTATTTCCTACTTGCCAACTTGATTGGATTATTTCTCCGAAACGGttagctctttgaggatggattGATCGTTTTGCGGTCCACGGAATGCACAGCATCCACCTCCAACACCACATTTCGAAGACATGTAACATGTCCCTTTCCCTCCTTTTAATATAACTCACTAACAACTTTTTCCGAGACAATTCCGGGACAAATAGCTCAAagctcaatttttatatattttttttattcgttcggaacatattttatcgtttttacatgcggaaaatattactttggTTCCTTTAttagaatacaaaaaaatatatacataagagtAAAAGAGGTCTTATTTGCAATTCCGCCTTTACAAAGTGGATATTCATGTTATTCCTGACCTTCGTCCACACACTTCATGTGACTAAATACTCTTTCTGGGTAAGCATTACTGCAGGGATGGACATAATGAAAGACACAATTTTCATCAGCTCAACCGGTTTTTTATGCTTTTTGAAATACTCTGCCCATATCTTGTCATCATTTTGCTTGTCTAACATCTGGAAGAAAGTGAAATCGCCACATTGTTCCAGATGTTTCCTTATTTTGCAAACAGCCGTATAACTTATACCCTCTATTGTcgcgattttatgtttataaaacattctagTTTTTATTAATGCTATAATACTTGCATTTCTCTCTTTAAAATGAATTGCTTTTCGactaatctaaaaatatatctatttaagACTCACAAGCAATTTATGTAAGACataaatgaaagtatttttttacaaattaatcaccaacttaccctaaaaatatagtaaagctgcagcaaaagaaaaaatcacggtgttgttaacgaaataataaaaaatcttcgcagaaacgctcgtatatgctttacgtatttcaggagcaaactcatttcacttttatttttgaagacattttgaaggataatgttggattattttttgttggtgaatagagtagtaaataaggatgagcttacaaaaaaaactagCCCGAAAGAtcttattgtgaattatttataaccgttACAAATGGGCGCGAACGCGGTTCAatggggtggcgtaatattcagTCCTGGGACTGTATGTACGTTGGAAGGACGTTCAACGGATTTATGTACACGAtgtcaatttcaataaaaataaatgtaatagttTCCTCAAAAATTCAGGGACAATTTAGCATTCATTCGGGATACGGGACAGTGATTCCAATTCCGGGACAATCCCGGCCAATCCGGGACGGCTGGCAATCCTACTCACTGTCCATTTATTTAATGACCAAAATTGTGACTCAAAAAATGTAGCaggattttcaaaatatggAACATTATTTGCATATGCATACATTAATGAAACTTGCTAGGTATtaattgtgtttattttatttattatagaaacTAAAGGAGCAGAGATTTTACCGCACGACTTTGATTCTAATAATTACCGAGTGGTATGTCCACCGGATAATCCGAAGAACTGCTACATATCATGGTCGAGCGTCGGACACATCTACGCCAGCTCAAGTATCGGTGACATGAGACGCCAAGAGTTGATAAACGCTTTCAAACAGCTGGACCAACTGTTTGGCAAGAGTTTCAAGTCTGCCACAAGTCCATTCACAATGTACGGACCATTTGATCACGAGCACAACGTCATCTTTCAAGATAGGACCAACAACCTGAAGACGTTGGGCGAGCTGGCCGAGACGAGACTGCTATATAATTACGAGGTAGTCGCCAGAGAATATAGAAATAACAAGTGCGCTGTCAGCTCAGGAATACGATTGGCCATATCAGAGATTTCAACGGGGCTGACATTATCCATTTGTCTTGCGTTAGTGTTTCTCACAGTGTGAAATGTTTCATCGTGTATagatattaaattgtatttgttataatttaattcaagtctcaatatatgtatatgtttaatttcaaaatggaaTAGGCCCATTTTGCAAATGTTTAAGTCAAGCTATTTATGTgtactttttaaaaaatgaaaaaagtgcAAACAATTAGAAAGTTTTTAATCCTTGATAAATAGTGTAAACTAGTCATAATCAACTTCTTTTATCACAGTACACATCTATATAAATATCTTCATTAATCTTTGCTTACTATTAAATGATCTctgagcattttttttatttatatacacttacctacatatgtatgtacatattatacatttaaatattattagatgTATATAAGAAACTACTATTCTAATATACAAagcaataaatatattgtaacgtagagattagttgggtggcgctcgtggaccgatggcttacgagcgctaatcacctgatctctcgttctcgccgaatgaataagccgtatgtaacggccaatgggatcgtcccactcatcgaccaatagttaacatgtgtatgtatgtatttgtgttgtgcccaacgggtataaatatggggcgctctcggtctggaaaccattccgacctggagcgccgacgagagcaCACGAATAAAACCTTCTACAAAACTCCTGcatctttctctccgattctggaagccccccccccccttcacgtccacgcaacaatattatacatacatatatttttaattattctcttatagcaGTGAAGGAGTGATATTCTTTGACGGGAACACCAATGAGTTTTGAAGACGATCTTGATTGTTCAATTGATACAAGTGTTATTGTATGTATGGCGAAGGAAGTAGTTGCTCGACTTGAGAGTGGGCAGGCTGAACTCCTGCAGCTCACCGGCATCTGGGGATGATGCGCTGGTTTATATATTGGTTGATTGTGTAACGCGTAGCTTGGCCGGCGAGATCACGTTGTGGAAGATTCCTACGGACTCAGgttaataaatacacatgtcGTGAGCAATTTGCAACCCCCCCCCAGTTGTACTCAAGTAACTTATTACTAACAGTATAAATATAGCATTGGCTGAAAATAATCATttagatgtatatatgtatataagtatttgCAACTCCGCAGATCTCAAATTCAGGGTACTATTCTCAGATAAAGCTTCCATTTTTTCAGTATGATAAAAATGGATTTATTCTATAGTAAGTACTTTAACATAAAATAGCTAGATTAAAATATAGATTCTGCAGTTTTAATTCGACATTATGTAGTTTTTGTATTCTTGTAGTTGGTCCTGTATCATTTAGATACTATAAATTGtgaaatgtgatgaaaataaaacgtttGTATTTAACAACTTTATTAATATTCGATagcaaacttaaaataaaaatatggtgaAAATATCAGGTTTATTAATtggaaaaaagtattttaaccgtacaatacaaatattataaacaca encodes:
- the LOC143922621 gene encoding transferrin-like, with translation MGRLLLATFLLIVNFCGESFEQKSENNNLRVCVVEGKGLYKKAGRFCPILEKSNSGVQCVIGIDRLDCLRRISKGTVDFGVFSSEDLLAATWADVDVLVTDELRYHNEPFEYEVVVLVENSIQGLEDLRGSRFCHPGYGYEADWTETLANFFESKVISRMCDPTLSLMENRLRSSTEFFGAACKPGPWVPDKLRDRTLKTLYPNLCSLCYDPQQCSSSDKYWGRRGPLNCLTEESGNVAWARLDDTRIHFSALRQTGIADATNYSYMCPDGSKRPLRNDTTPCIWISKPWPVIAARRKNAAAVSALASQLSHNDPRSWQSALLNLIEFYHVRVQPLKPQMPVQDYLQRAVGFLTANSFAECNPPRSITICTADIKSRHKCDWLAEIARASGLEPQLQCEMEVADLTKNSEDTPETRCFEAMKAGRVEVTIAHPDWQIPAKREYKLEPILFESTLKMNDLYIVAAVVKNNSTIKSIDDLRNKRACFPKFEGVAWTSIVHYFRSQKVFSQEKCSHERDMLKFFSGICAPGGSDELTKLCESHRQYYGEIGALKCLADDAADVAFISMRTLKNVTETKGAEILPHDFDSNNYRVVCPPDNPKNCYISWSSVGHIYASSSIGDMRRQELINAFKQLDQLFGKSFKSATSPFTMYGPFDHEHNVIFQDRTNNLKTLGELAETRLLYNYEVVAREYRNNKCAVSSGIRLAISEISTGLTLSICLALVFLTV